A genomic region of Saccopteryx bilineata isolate mSacBil1 chromosome 1, mSacBil1_pri_phased_curated, whole genome shotgun sequence contains the following coding sequences:
- the LOC136321093 gene encoding saoe class I histocompatibility antigen, A alpha chain-like — protein sequence MGSPTLLLLFSVALVLLPTWAGSHSLRFLDTAVSRPGRGEPRFFSVGYVDNTEFVRFDSDAANPRMEPRAPWMEQPWVELERPQYWDEQTQTFKRIAQIYHISLNTLRGHYNQSEDESHTLQKMLGCEMGPDGRLLRGYSQDAYDGTDYITLNEDLCSWTAADAAAQITRRKWEESGVAAYMRSYLEGECVEWLRLYLEKGKETLQRADPPKAHVTHHPISDHEVTLRCWALGFYPAEITLTWQRDGQDLSQDMEFVETRPAGDGSFQKWVAVGVPPGEEQSYTCHVQHEGLPEPLALRWEPPQATIPTVVTVAVLVLLEAVVTGAVVGAVMWRRRRSGCLLPAVVKGGKQ from the exons ATGGGGTCCCCAACCCTCCTCCTGCTATTCTCCGTGGCCCTGGTCCTTCTCCCAACGTGGGCGG gtTCGCACTCGCTGAGATTCTTAGACACCGCCGTGTCCCGGCCCGGCCGCGGGGAACCCCGCTTCTTCTCCGTCGGCTACGTGGACAACACGGAGTTCGTGAGGTTCGACAGCGACGCCGCGAACCCGAGGATGGAGCCGCGGGCGCCGTGGATGGAGCAGCCGTGGGTGGAGCTGGAGCGCCCGCAGTATTGGGACGAGCAGACGCAGACCTTCAAGCGCATCGCACAGATTTACCACATAAGCCTGAACACCCTGCGCGGCCACTACAACCAGAGCGAGGACG AGTCTCACACCCTCCAGAAGATGCTCGGCTGCGAAATGGGGCCCGACGGGCGCCTCCTCCGGGGGTACAGCCAGGACGCCTACGACGGTACCGACTACATCACCCTGAACGAGGACCTGTGCTCCTGGACCGCGGCGGACGCGGCGGCTCAGATCACCCGGCGCAAGTGGGAGGAGTCCGGTGTGGCAGCGTATATGAGGAGCTACCTGGAGGGGGAGTGCGTGGAGTGGCTCCGCCTTTAcctggaaaaggggaaggagacgcTGCAGCGCGCAG ACCCCCCAAAGGCACACGTGACCCACCACCCCATCTCTGACCATGAGGTCACCCTgaggtgctgggccctgggcttcTACCCTGCGGAGATCACCCTGACCTGGCAGCGTGACGGGCAGGATCTGAGCCAGGACATGGAGTTTGTGGAGACCAGGCCTGCGGGGGACGGGAGCTTCCAGAAGTGGGTGGCCGTGGGGGTGCCCCCTGGAGAGGAGCAGAGCTACACGTGCCATGTGCAGCACGAGGGGCTGCCTGAGCCCCTGGCCCTgagatggg agcCTCCTCAGGCCACCATCCCCACCGTGGTCACCGTTGCTGTCCTGGTCCTCCTTGAAGCTGTGGTCACTGGAGCTGTGGTGGGAGctgtgatgtggaggaggagGCGCTCAG GATGTTTGCTTCCTGCAGTTGTGAAAGGAGGGAA GCAGTGA
- the LOC136319752 gene encoding HLA class II histocompatibility antigen, DO alpha chain, giving the protein MVLCGGMVLGLHTLMTLLGPQPAGAIEADHMGSYGPAFYQSYGASGQFAYEFDGDQLFSVELKNREAAWRLPEFGDLTRFDPQGGLASIAVIRAHLGVMVERSNRTRATSVPPRVTVLPKSRVELGQPNVLICIVDNIFPPVINVTWLRNGHAVTEGVAQTSFHSRPDHSFLRFHYLPFVPTADDIYSCRVEHWGLAGPLLRLWDPQLPSPLPDTTETLVWALGLGLGLVGFLAGLVLMVTGTCVSSAPRQ; this is encoded by the exons ATGGTCCTCTGTGGAGGGATGGTCCTGGGACTCCACACCCTGATGACCCTCCTGGGCCCCCAGCCAGCTGGGGCCATCGAAG CGGACCACATGGGCTCCTACGGACCGGCCTTCTACCAGTCCTACGGAGCCTCGGGCCAGTTCGCCTATGAGTTCGATGGGGACCAGCTGTTCTCCGTGGAGCTGAAGAATAGGGAGGCTGCGTGGCGCCTGCCAGAGTTTGGGGACCTCACCCGCTTTGACCCGCAGGGGGGGCTGGCCAGCATTGCGGTGATCCGAGCCCACCTGGGAGTCATGGTGGAGCGCTCCAACCGCACCAGAGCCACCAGCG TGCCGCCGAGGGTGACCGTGCTCCCCAAGTCCCGCGTGGAGCTGGGCCAGCCCAACGTCCTCATCTGCATCGTGGACAACATCTTCCCCCCTGTGATCAACGTCACCTGGCTGCGCAACGGTCACGCCGTCACCGAGGGGGTGGCCCAGACCAGCTTCCATTCCCGGCCGGACCATTCGTTCCTGCGGTTCCACTACCTGCCCTTCGTGCCCACAGCAGACGACATCTACAGCTGCCGGGTGGAGCACTGGGGCCTGGCCGGGCCGCTCCTGCGGCTCTGGG ATCCCCAGCTGCCCAGCCCGCTGCCGGACACCACGGAGACCCTGGTCTgggccctgggcctgggcctcGGCCTGGTGGGCTTCCTGGCAGGTCTCGTCCTCATGGTCACGGGCACGTGTGTGTCCAGCGCCCCCAG gcagTGA